A genomic stretch from Limanda limanda chromosome 11, fLimLim1.1, whole genome shotgun sequence includes:
- the arid1aa gene encoding AT-rich interactive domain-containing protein 1A isoform X2, whose protein sequence is MAAQVATLNTSPPSELKKPDRDPKEESVPGEKQSDKKQPGLDSGSPGRGELQDGAEGGNAGGGGEPEMKNGNGNPPRANNNNQNDSVGPEGNNHPGLVHHHGTAFPPPSYGYSQHYGRTPFHQHGGQQSPGMAAAAGPVVQSSNMMDPYQPNSHEHGFSNHQFNNYNPFPNRTPYPGQAYAMNSPRSSQAPTAGGQPAKQQPPAGGPTAMAGSYSNQRYNIGNPQPTSTPTLNKLLTSPSSTRGYPNYPSGDYTSQDGASKGPADMGSSGQYGGSNPGWQQRGHLPSPMSPGSAGQPLARSQPPGPMDPMGKMRGQLYGAGSPYAQQSPQGPPTGPQQGPGYPGQGYGPPGPQRYPVGMQGRSPGGMGTMPYGPQMGSYGQQGPGGYGAQGQAPYYGQPGQPPHPSQQQTPYSQTPPGTPGGQTPYPGQPHPAPTSAPHTQGGPPYQQPHMPQQPQGPLPGPSQGPPQSQPPYAQASAPPSGQSPYNQQQGPPSQTQQQPSSQAPPGSQGQSSYAGSTQGPQQPPSQQQQAQSQPPQQPPGHSQHPQGQPAAYPQNPQQQAQQSPYQRFPPPQQQEVSQDSFQSNTPPSTQPKSGPEDSQGRPSSLPDLSGSIDDLPTGTEGALSPVVSTSGVSSSQGEQSNPAQSPFSPHTSPHLPGIRGPSPSPAGSPAGASTPRTGPLSPANMPVTQMPPRPSSVQSDGSLHPAMSQSPMTQERGFMQRNPQMPPYGSPTSASALSPRQSSGGQVHPGMAPYQQNNSMGGYGQQGGQYGPQGYPRQPGYGNMPNANYAGPGMGPINPMAGQSGGPPYAGIPPGRMPPNQMGARPYGPNMGPNMGPNMGPNMGPNMGPNMGPNMGPNMGPNMGPNMGPNMGPNMPPNMVNMPPQVASGMCPPPGMNRKPQDPAAMQHPAANSMHNRMPGYPNMSPGMMGSGPPYGPPMNNMPGMMNTPGGSPYPMGPNLANNSSGMAPSPEMNNKMNNKVDGTPTPKPEPKSKKSNSSTTTNEKITRLYELGPEPERKIWVDRYLAFIEEKAMPMTNLPAVGRKPLDLFRLYMSVKEIGSMAQVSKNKKWRDLATSLNVGTSSSAASSLKKQYIQCLYAFECKVERGEDPPPEIFTDNKKNQTAKVQPPSPASLCSTAGSGSLQGPQTPQSTSSSMAEGGDLKPPTPASTPHTQMPPMPPVSSVNLQDPFSEGNDPAFPRKNMTPNSAYQSGMNTPDMQGRMGTYEPNKDPFGNMRKVGEQFLPASQGPNSGVGDQQQQPPQQQQQQPPFNRGPPGAMGSMPMGPRQQYPYGPGYDRRSEQGIGPEGNMVSGAPQPNPMMPANAEAGMYSPNRFPPQQPRHDSYGNQYSGQGTPPSGSFPNQQPGMYPQQQSYKRPVEGGYPPSKRHEAEYSGPFPGGQQPTQQQQGGSSAPSSGQQESYNQFSGSGPFPGPDRRPPGPGNQFPFPFGRERMQGATGPNAQPNMPPQMMQSGPEGPQGGMWQGPRDMNYQNYPSRQGGPGGPPQGPGYPGMTRPEEMMSSEQRMNHDGQWGGQMGPRQPPYGPAGPGQPMPRSVQSNYQPPQGVQNHIPQVSSPASMPRPMESRTSPSKSPYMHGVMKMQKAGPPVPASHIVPPPLQSPLIRRDMPFPPGSIEATHPVLKPRRRLTMKDIGTPEAWRVMMSLKSGLLAESTWALDTINILLYDDGSISTFDLNMLPGMLELVVEYFRRCLIEIFGILREYEVGDLGQRTLIDPDALKQDWDSMDEEEPPAEDMEQDDEEDEEEEEQETDGPAPVKEEEVPEQCSKSRGKDDKTEDEEKKSKGSSSEQTSSLQSLPAQERPKQSSKFDKYPVKVVRKKDLFAAGQSNNHGKLQEFDSGLLHWSAGGGDSTDHIQTHFEPRKDFLEPRVRMPVPQVLLKRRIPEEDLQDIWLPNEEEKRKPQDDEEKPQESSSSEKAAVSEKASPSPSSEEERKTQSEAETVEEEAASLLDLNRPFLSSSFVLTQRSKQTGAILEDEPHSKDEGPLIALANWQDSLARRCVCISNIVRSLSFVPGNDHEMSKHPGLLLLLGRLILLHHRHPERKQAPLTYEKDEDSEEGMGQRDEWWWDCLELLRENTLVTLSNISGQLDLSIYPESICLPLLDGLLHWAVCPSAEAQDPFPTLGPHSALSPQRLVLETLSKLSIQDNNVDLILATPPFSRLEKLYGNLVRLIGDRKVAVCREMAVVLLANLAQGDTMAARAIAVQKGSVGTLLGFLEDSLAATQLQQSQSSLLHLQGMHFEPTSPDMMRRAARALHALAKVEENHSEFTLHESRLLDLSVSPLMNSLVSHVICDVLFLIGQS, encoded by the exons ATGGCCGCTCAGGTCGCCACTCTTAACACTAGCCCGCCTTCCGAACTCAAAAAGCCGGATCGGGACCCCAAGGAGGAGTCGGTACCGGGGGAGAAGCAGTCGGACAAAAAGCAGCCGGGCTTGGACAGCGGATCGCCGGGCCGGGGGGAGCTGCAGGACGGGGCCGAGGGTGGAAatgcagggggaggaggggaacCTGAGATGAAGAACGGGAATGGGAACCCGCCCAGGGCTAACAATAATAATCAGAATGACTCTGTTGGACCGGAGGGAAACAACCATCCCGGCTTGGTGCATCACCACGGAACCGCTTTCCCTCCACCTTCGTACGGATACAGCCAGCACTACGGTCGGACCCCTTTTCATCAACATGGCGGACAACAAAGCCCTGGCATGGCAGCTGCTGCGGGTCCGGTCGTGCAGTCGAGCAACATGATGGATCCGTATCAACCCAATTCCCACGAACATGGCTTTTCGAACCACCAGTTCAACAACTACAACCCATTCCCGAACAGGACTCCGTATCCCGGCCAGGCGTACGCCATGAACTCTCCGCGCAGCAGCCAGGCGCCGACAGCTGGTGGGCAGCCAGCTAAGCAGCAGCCACCGGCGGGAGGACCCACGGCGATGGCTGGATCTTACAGTAACCAGAGATATAACATTGGGAACCCGCAGCCCACGTCCACGCCGACCCTCAACAAGCTCCTGACCTCCCCCAGCTCGACGCGGGGCTATCCGAACTACCCGTCGGGCGACTACACTAGCCAGGACGGAGCTAGCAAGGGACCAGCGGACATGGGCAGCAGCGGTCAGTACGGAGGGAGCAACCCGGGCTGGCAACAAAGAGGCCACCTCCCGTCGCCCATGAGCCCGGGAAGTGCCGGGCAGCCGCTAGCTAGGAGCCAG CCACCTGGTCCCATGGACCCAATGGGAAAGATGAGAGGCCAACTGTATGGAGCAGGTAGTCCATACGCTCAGCAGTCGCCACAGGGGCCTCCTACGGGTCCACAACAGGGGCCCGGTTACCCAGGCCAGGGCTATGGTCCTCCAGGTCCCCAGCGATACCCTGTGGGAATGCAAGGACGTTCACCTGGAGGCATGGGTACCATGCCATATGGTCCACAG ATGGGATCATACGGACAGCAGGGACCAGGAGGCTATGGTGCTCAAGGCCAGGCACCGTACTATGGCCAGCCCGGACAGCCTCCTCATCCAAGCCAGCAGCAGACCCCCTACTCGCAGACCCCTCCGGGAACACCAGGTGGCCAGACACCCTACCCAGGGCAACCCCACCCTGCGCCAACTTCTGCTCCTCATACCCAGGGAGGACCGCCGTATCAGCAGCCCCACATGCCCCAACAGCCCCAGGGGCCACTGCCAGGCCCATCCCAAGGGCCCCCACAGTCTCAGCCACCCTACGCTCAGGCTTCAGCCCCACCGTCTGGCCAGTCTCCATACAACCAGCAGCAGGGCCCTCCAAGTCAGACCCAGCAGCAGCCAAGTTCCCAGGCTCCACCTGGATCACAGGGCCAGTCCAGCTACGCGGGATCCACACAGGGGCCTCAGCAGCCTCCCTCGCAGCAACAGCAGGCGCAGTCTCAGCCTCCACAGCAGCCACCGGGACACAGCCAACACCCACAGGGCCAGCCTGCAGCGTACCCTCAGAACCCGCAGCAGCAAGCACAACAGTCACCTTATCAGcggtttcctcctccacaacaGCAG GAggtatcccaggattcatttcAGTCCAACACCCCTCCATCCACTCAGCCTAAATCTGGCCCAGAGGACAGTCAAGGCCGCCCCTCCAGTCTCCCG gaccTGTCTGGATCCATCGACGACCTGCCGACGGGTACAGAGGGCGCCCTGAGTCCCGTCGTGAGCACGTCCGGTGTGTCGAGCAGCCAGGGCGAGCAGAGCAACCCGGCTCAGTCGCCCTTCTCCCCTCACACGTCTCCCCACCTGCCAGGCATCCGCGGGCCTTCACCTTCCCCAGCTGGCTCCCCTGCCGGTGCCAGCACGCCCCGTACAGGACCGCTGTCACCCGCCAACATGCCAG TGACCCAGATGCCTCCCAGGCCGTCAAGTGTGCAGTCAGATGGGAGCCTCCATCCGGCAATGAGCCAGTCTCCTATGACCCAGGAACGAG GGTTTATGCAGAGAAACCCTCAGATGCCCCCATATGGCTCCCCCACGTCAGCCTCTGCCCTGTCGCCGCGGCAGTCCTCAGGGGGACAGGTTCATCCTGGGATGGCCCCATATCAGCAGAACAACTCTATGGGTGGCTACGGGCAGCAGGGGGGACAGTACGGCCCCCAAG GTTATCCCCGTCAACCTGGCTATGGCAACATGCCCAACGCCAACTATGCCGGGCCGGGCATGGGTCCAATAAACCCAATGGCAGGACAAAGTGGGGGTCCACCATATGCTGGAATACCTCCAGGAAGGATGCCACCGAATCAAATGGGGGCACGGCCCTATGGACCCAACATGGGTCCCAACATGGGCCCTAACATGGGTCCCAACATGGGTCCCAACATGGGTCCCAACATGGGTCCCAACATGGGCCCTAACATGGGTCCTAACATGGGTCCTAACATGGGGCCCAACATGGGTCCAAACATGCCTCCCAACATGGTAAACATGCCACCCCAGGTAGCCTCAGGAATGTGTCCACCTCCTGGCATGAACAGAAAGCCGCAAGACCCAGCAGCCATGCAGCACCCGGCCGCCAACTCCATGCATAACAG GATGCCTGGTTACCCCAACATGTCTCCAGGCATGATGGGGTCCGGACCACCTTATGGCCCTCCTATGAACAACATGCCTGGAATGATGAACACACCAGGCGGCTCACCTTATCCAATGGGTCCAAACCTGGCCAATAACTCAAGTG GTATGGCCCCGAGTCCAGAGATGAACAATAAGATGAATAACAAAGTAGATGGGACTCCAACACCCAAGCCAGAACCTAAATCTAAG AAGTCCAATTCCTCCACCACAACCAACGAAAAGATAACACGACTGTACGAGTTAGGACCCGAGCCCGAGAGAAAGATTTGGGTTGATCGTTACTTGGCCTTCATTGAAGAGAAAGCCATGCCCATGACCAACCTGCCTGCTGTGGGACGCAAACCCCTTGACCTCTTCCGGCTGTATATGTCGGTTAAGGAGATAGGAAGCATGGCCCAG gtgagTAAGAATAAGAAGTGGCGTGATCTGGCCACTTCCCTGAATGTGGGTACGTCAAGCAGTGCTGCCAGTTCTTTGAAGAAACAGTACATCCAGTGTCTGTACGCCTTTGAGTGCAAAGTGGAGCGTGGTGAGGACCCTCCTCCTGAGATTTTTACAGACAACAAAAAGAACCAGACCGCTAAGGTCCAGCCACCGTCTCCAG CGTCCCTCTGCTCCACAGCTGGGTCAGGTTCTCTGCAGGGTCCCCAGACGCCCCagtccaccagcagctccatgGCCGAGGGGGGAGACTTGAAACCCCCCACCCCGGCCTCCACCCCTCACACCCAGATGCCCCCCATGCCACCCGTGTCCAG CGTTAACCTGCAGGACCCCTTCTCCGAAGGAAATGACCCCGCTTTCCCGAGGAAGAACATGACGCCCAACTCAGCCTATCAGTCCGGCATGAACACACCAGACATGCAGGGGCGCATGGGAACCTACGAACCCAACAAGGACCCCTTTGGTAACATGCGAAAAG TCGGGGAGCAGTTTTTACCTGCTAGCCAGGGCCCTAACAGCGGGGTGggtgaccagcagcagcaaccaccacaacagcaacagcagcagcctccatTCAACAGAGGACCACCTGGGGCAATGGGCTCGATGCCAATGGGGCCCAGACAACAGTATCCTTATGGACCAGGCTACGACAGGAG ATCCGAGCAGGGAATAGGCCCAGAGGGCAACATGGTATCGGGAGCTCCTCAGCCAAACCCTATGATGCCTGCCAATGCCGAGGCAGGGATGTATTCGCCAAATCGCTTCCCACCACAGCAGCCACG GCATGATTCCTATGGTAATCAGTATTCTGGACAAGGAACGCCCCCTAGCGGCTCCTTCCCAAATCAGCAGCCTGGAATGTATCCACAACAACAG AGTTACAAGCGTCCTGTGGAGGGCGGTTACCCTCCATCCAAACGTCATGAGGCTGAGTACAGTGGGCCTTTCCCTGGTGGACAACAACcaacgcagcagcagcaaggaGGCTCCTCTGCACCCTCTTCAGGACAGCAGGAGTCGTACAATCAGTTCAGCGGCAGTGGGCCCTTCCCTGGCCCTGATCGCCGTCCACCTGGCCCAGGCAATCAGTTCCCATTCCCCTTTGGTCGTGAACGGATGCAGGGAGCGACAGGGCCCAACGCTCAGCCCAACATGCCCCCTCAGATGATGCAGTCAGGCCCTGAGGGTCCTCAGGGAGGCATGTGGCAAGGACCGCGAGACATGAACTATCAGAACTACCCTAGCCGGCAAGGTGGCCCCGGGGGCCCACCCCAGGGGCCTGGTTACCCTGGCATGACCCGCCCTGAggagatgatgtcatcagaaCAGCGCATGAATCATGACGGCCAGTGGGGGGGTCAGATGGGCCCAAGGCAGCCTCCCTATGGTCCAGCAGGGCCCGGCCAGCCCATGCCTCGCTCAGTACAGTCTAACTACCAGCCGCCTCAGGGTGTGCAGAACCACATTCCACAGGTGTCCAGCCCGGCCTCCATGCCTCGCCCGATGGAGAGCAGGACCTCACCGAGTAAATCTCCCTACATGCACGGAGTTATGAAGATGCAGAAGGCTGGACCCCCAGTGCCTGCATCTCACATAGTGCCCCCTCCGCTGCAGTCGCCTCTAATAAGGCGAGACATGCCTTTCCCCCCAGGATCTATAGAAGCTACGCATCCGGTCCTGAAACCACGTCGGAGACTCACCATGAAAGATATCG GAACGCCAGAGGCCTGGAGAGTCATGATGTCATTAAAGTCTGGTCTATTGGCTGAGAGCACGTGGGCCTTAGACACCATCAACATTCTCCTTTATGACGACGGCAGTATTTCCACCTTCGATCTGAACATG CTGCCTGGGATGCTGGAGTTGGTGGTTGAGTATTTCAGACGCTGCCTAATTGAAATCTTTGGCATTCTGCGGGAGTATGAGGTCGGAGATCTTGGCCAGAGGACACTTATTGATCCTGATGCCTTGAAACAAGATTGGGACAGCATGGACGAAGAGGAGCCACCGGCTGAGGACATGGAACAAGACGAcgaggaagacgaagaagaggaggagcaagaaACAGACGGGCCAGCTCCAgtaaaagaggaggaagtgcCAGAGCAGTGCAGCAAATCTCGGGGTAAAGATGATAAGAcggaagatgaggagaagaagagcaagGGTTCTTCATCTGAACAGACAAGCTCACTCCAATCGTTACCTGCCCAGGAGAGACCCAAACAGTCCAGCAAGTTTGACAAATATCCCGTAAAGGTGGTTCGAAAGAAAGACCTGTTTGCTGCTGGCCAGTCCAATAATCACGGCAAACTGCAGGAGTTTGACAGTGGGCTACTCCACTGGAGTGCTGGAGGGGGGGACTCAACAGACCACATCCAGACCCACTTTGAACCACGCAAAGACTTCTTGGAGCCTCGAGTGCGAATGCCCGTGCCCCAGGTTTTACTGAAGAGACGAATTCCAGAAGAAGACCTGCAGGACATCTGGTTACcaaatgaggaggagaagaggaagcctCAAGATGATGAGGAAAAGCCTCAAGAGTCATCTTCCTCAGAGAAAGCAGCCGTCTCGGAGAAGGCTAGCCCCTCacccagcagtgaggaggagaggaaaacacagtCTGAAGCAGAGACGGTTGAGGAAGAAGCTGCAAGTCTCCTGGATCTGAACAgacccttcctctcctccagctttGTTTTAACCCAGCGGTCGAAGCAGACTGGTGCCATCTTGGAGGACGAGCCTCACAGTAAAGACGAGGGGCCGCTCATTGCACTGGCTAACTGGCAGGATTCTTTAGCCCGCCGTTGCGTTTGCATCTCCAATATTGTCCGCAGTCTCTCCTTTGTGCCAGGCAATGACCACGAGATGTCCAAACAcccagggctgctgctgctgctaggtCGCTTGATCCTGCTCCACCACAGGCACCCCGAACGCAAACAGGCCCCTCTCACTTACGAGAAAGACGAGGATTCAGAAGAGGGAATGGGCCAAAGGGATGAGTGGTGGTGGGACTGTTTGGAGCTCCTGAGGGAGAACACGCTGGTCACTTTGTCAAACATCTCAGGCCAGCTGGACCTCTCCATCTACCCCGAGAGCATCTGCTTGCCCCTGTTGGATGGTCTTCTCCATTGGGCTGTGTGCCCCTCAGCAGAAGCCCAGGACCCCTTCCCAACGTTGGGCCCACACAGTGCTTTGTCACCTCAGAGACTGGTCCTGGAGACGCTAAGCAAATTAAGTATCCAAGACAACAATGTGGACCTCATCTTGGCTACTCCACCCTTCAGCCGGTTAGAAAAGCTCTACGGAAACCTGGTGCGGCTGATTGGAGACAGAAAGGTTGCAGTCTGCAGGGAGATGGCCGTGGTCCTCCTGGCCAACCTTGCCCAGGGCGATACTATGGCAGCCCGAGCAATTGCTGTTCAGAAGGGTAGTGTGGGCACCCTGCTGGGTTTCCTGGAGGATAGTCTGGCTGCCACTCAGCttcagcagagccagagctCACTACTACACCTGCAGGGGATGCACTTCGAACCCACAAGCCCGGACATGATGCGGCGAGCTGCCCGGGCGCTGCACGCCTTAGCCAAGGTGGAGGAGAACCATTCAGAGTTCACACTACACGAGTCCCGACTCCTCGACCTTTCAGTGTCTCCCCTAATGAACTCGCTGGTTTCTCATGTTATCTGTGATGTACTCTTTTTGATTGGCCAGTCATGA